The window CCACCTCATTCGTCATCGACCGCGACGGTCACGTCGCCTTTATCGGTCACCCGATGCAACTGAATGACGTGTTTCCAAAAATCGTAAATGGCACTTGGCGCACCAGCGATGAAGCCAAAGCAGCGGATGCGGAGCGAATCGCTAAAGCAGAATCTAAAATGCGCGAGAAAGCCCGGATGCAAGCGTTCTGGGGCAAACTTGGACCGGCGCTGAAGGCGCAGGATTCGTCGATGACGCTTTCGGCCGCTAAAGAGGGCGTCGCAATGATGCCGGACGACATCAACGTTCGCCTCGTTCATGCGGATCTGCTCCTGCACAAAATCCATGACATGCAGACGGGGTTACCCGTTGTGCGTCAATTGGTTGGCGATGCGATCGAAAAACAATCCGAGTTGTGGAAGGTGCAAGAGATCCGCCAACTCTCTAATTCAGCGGAGGACAACTCTGATTTCCCGCATTCTGATCGCTTTGCGATGAGCAAGGAGTTGGCCGAACACATCGTCGCGCTGAACTCTCCAGAAGGCCGCGGCCGCCCCAAGTTTCTGTCCTATGTGGCGGTCGCTCAGTATTATTTCGAAAGCGGCAACAGGGATCGTGCGGTCGAGTTAGTCGAGTCGGCGGTGAAGTCGCTGGACGGCCCGAGGCCAATGGGGGCTGAAGAGAAGGCGCACTGCCTGCGGCTGTTGCTTAACGCCTTCGCCAAGTACGAGGATGAGGAGGCAAAGCCGTTCTCGGGGACGAAGAACGTCTTGGCCTGAATTCTTGACCTGAATTTAAGAAAATGCGGCTCACGAGCGGACGAGCGGTGACCCAGAAGCGGGTGCCGCGGGACGCCCAAGGTGCGCCGAAGATGGCGGTGAGGCAGCTTGCCGCATGGAGAGGACGAGGACATGAACGGGTCGCAAGTCGAGCGCGGAAACATCGTGGCAGAGCAACTGTCGGCGACGGTCGCCTCGAAAACGACTGATCCGATTCAGGAACACAATTCACGCCCGCCGGCCGTAGGCTTGTACGATCCGAGCCTGGAAAAGGATTCCTGCGGCGTCGGCTTCATCGCCAACATCAGGGGCAAGAAGTCGCACGAGATCGTCGCGGACGCGCTCAGCATTCTCTGCAACCTCGAGCACCGCGGCGCCGTCGGCGCCGACCCGCGTGCCGGCGACGGCGCCGGCATTCTGGTGCAGATCCCGCATGCCTTCTTCAGCCGCAAGGCGAAGGAACTCGGCTTCGCGCTGCCCAATCCCGGCGAATACGCCATCGGCGCGCTGTTCATGCCGCGCGACACCGCCTGGCGCAACGTCATCAAGAGCATCATCGCCGACCAGATCAAGGAAGAGGGCCTGACACTGCTCGGCTGGCGCGACGTGCCGACCGACAATTCCTCGCTCGGCGTCACCGTGAAGCCGACCGAGCCCGCCTGCATGCAGGTGTTCATCGGCCGCAACGGCACCGCCAAGACCGAGGACGATTTCGAGCGCCGGCTCTACATCCTGCGCAAGTCGATCTCGCAAGCGATCTATCAGCGCCGCGACCGCGGCCTCGCCGGCTATTATCCCTGCTCGATGTCCTGCCGCACCGTGATCTACAAGGGCATGTTCCTCGCCGACCAGCTCGGCAAGTACTATCCCGATCTGCACGAAAAGGACTTCGAGAGCGCGCTCGCGCTCGTGCACCAGCGTTTCTCGACCAACACCTTCCCGGCGTGGTCGCTGGCGCATCCCTACCGCATGATCGCGCATAACGGCGAGATCAACACGCTGCGCGGCAACGTCAACTGGATGGCGGCGCGCCAGGCCTCGGTGAACTCCGAGCTGTACGGCAAGGACATCAACCGGCTCTGGCCGATCTCCTACGAAGGCCAGTCGGACACCGCCTGCTTCGACAACGCGCTCGAATTCCTGGTGCAGGGCGGCTACTCGCTGCCGCACGCCGTCATGATGATGATTCCGGAGGCGTGGGCCGGCAATCCCTTGATGGATGAGAAGCGCCGCGCCTTTTACGAATATCATGCAGCCCTGATGGAGCCGTGGGACGGCCCCGCCGCGATCGCCTTCACCGACGGCCGCCAGATCGGTGCCACGCTGGACCGCAACGGCCTTCGGCCCGCGCGCTATCTCGTCACCAAGGACGACCGCATCGTGATGGCGTCCGAGATGGGCGTGCTGACGATTCCCGAGGACCAGATCATCACCAAGTGGCGCTTGCAGCCCGGCAAGATGCTGCTGGTCGACCTCGAGCAGGGCCGCCTGATCCCCGACGACGAGATCAAGGCCGAGCTCGCCAGAAGCCATCCCTACACGGAGTGGCTGGAGCGGACTCAGATCGTGCTGGAAGATCTGCCGAAGGTGCCGACCACCGGCGTGCGCTCCAACCTGTCGCTGCTCGATCGCCAGCAGGCGTTCGGCTACAGCCAGGAAGACATCACCATCCTGATGACGCCGATGGCCTCCACCGGCGAGGAAGCCGCAGGCTCGATGGGCAACGACACGCCGATCTCGGCGCTGTCGGCCAAGGCCAAGCCGCTGTTCACCTACTTCAAGCAGAACTTTGCGCAGGTCACCAATCCGCCGATCGACCCGATCCGCGAGGAGCTGGTGATGAGCCTCGTCTCCATCATCGGACCGCGGCCGAACCTGTTCGACCTGCAAGGCCTAGCCACTACCAAGCGCCTCGAAGCCCGCCAGCCGATCCTGACCGACGCGGACCTCGAAAAGATCCGCTCGATCTCCGAGGTCGCTGAGTCGCACTTCAAGTCGCGCACGCTGGACACCACCTTCCACGCCGGCCTCGGCGCGGCCGGCATGGACCAGGTGCTGGACGAGCTCTGCGCGCGCGCCGAGAGCGCGGTGCGCGAGGGCGTCAACATCATCATCCTGTCCGACCGCATGGTCGGCACCGACCGGGTTCCGATCCCGTCGCTGCTGGCCTGCGCCGCCGTGCATCATCATCTGATCCGCACCGGATTGCGCACTTCGGTCGGCCTCGTCGTCGAGTCGGGCGAGCCGCGCGAAGTGCATCACTTCGCCTGCCTTGCCGGCTACGGCGCGGAAGCGATCAATCCGTATCTGGCGTTCGAGACCATCATCGCGATGAAGGACCGCCTGCCCGGCTCGCTCGACGACTATGAGATCGTCAAGCGCTACATCAAGTCGATCGGCAAGGGCCTGCTCAAGGTGATGTCCAAGATGGGCATCTCGACCTACCAATCCTATTGCGGCGCGCAGATTTTTGACGCGGTTGGTCTCAAGGCGGACTTCGTCGGAAAATTCTTCGCCGGCACGCACACCCGCGTCGAAGGCGTCGGCCTTGCCGAGATCGCCGAAGAGGCCGTGCGCCGTCACGCCGACGCGTTCGGCGAGGGGCTGATCTACAAGACCGCGCTCGATGTCGGCGGCGAGTATGCCTACCGCAGCCGCGGCGAGGACCATGCCTGGACCGCGGAGTCGGTCGGGCTGCTTCAGCACGCCGCCCGCGGCAATTCGCTGGAACGCTACCGCGCTTTCGCCAAGATCCTGAACGAACAGTCGGAGCGTTTGCTGACGCTGCGCGGCCTGTTCCGGATCAAGAACGCGGACGAAGAGAAGCGCAAGCCCGTGCCGCTCGACCAGGTCGAGCCGGCCAAGGACATCGTCAGGCGTTTCGCCACGGGGGCCATGTCGTTCGGCTCGATCTCGCGCGAGGCGCACACCACGCTCGCGATCGCCATGAACCGGATCGGCGGCAAGTCGAACACCGGCGAAGGCGGCGAGGAAGCCGACCGCTTCAAGCCGATGCCGAACGGCGACAGCATGCGCTCGGCGATCAAGCAGGTCGCCTCGGGCCGCTTCGGCGTCACCACGGAGTATCTCGTCAACTCCGACATGATGCAGATCAAGATGGCACAAGGCGCCAAGCCCGGCGAAGGCGGCCAGCTGCCCGGCCACAAGGTCGACGCGACCATCGCCAAGGTCCGGAACTCGACGCCGGGCGTCGGCCTGATCTCGCCGCCACCGCACCACGACATCTACTCGATCGAGGATCTGGCGCAGCTGATCTACGACCTCAAGAACGTCAACCCGGACGGCGCGGTCTCGGTCAAGCTCGTCTCGGAGATCGGCGTCGGCACGGTGGCCGCGGGCGTCGCCAAGGCGCGCGCCGACCATGTCACCATCGCGGGCTTCGAGGGCGGCACCGGCGCTTCGCCGCTGACCTCGATCAAGCACGCGGGGTCACCGTGGGAGATCGGCCTCGCCGAAACCCACCAGACGCTGGTGCGCGAGCGGCTGCGCAGCCGCATCGTGGTCCAGGTCGACGGCGGTTTCCGCACCGGCCGCGACGTCGTGATCGGCGCGCTGCTCGGCGCCGACGAGTTCGGCTTCGCCACCGCGCCCCTGATCGCGGCCGGCTGCATCATGATGCGCAAGTGCCATCTCAACACCTGCCCGGTCGGCGTCGCGACCCAGGACCCCGTCCTGCGCAAGCGCTTCACCGGCCAGCCCGAGCATGTGATCAACTACTTCTTCTTCGTCGCCGAGGAGGTCCGCGAGATCATGGCCTCGCTCGGCTTCCGCAGCTTCAACGAGATGATCGGCCAGGTGCAGCTGCTCGACCAGACCAAGCTGGTCGCGCACTGGAAGGCCAAGGGGCTCGATTTCTCCAAGCTCTTCGTCAAGCAGAAGGAAGAGAAGGGCCAGAAGATCTATCACTCCGAGCGCCAGAACCATCATCTGGAAGCGGTGCTGGATCGCACCCTGATCGAGCAGGCGACGCCTGCGCTCGACCGCGGTGCGCCGGTGAAGATCGAGGCCAAGATCAACAGCACCAACCGCTCCGCCGGCGCGATGCTGTCGGGTGCGGTCGCCAAGATCTACGGCCATGCCGGCCTTCCGCATGAGACCATCCATGTCAGCCTCAAGGGCACCGCGGGCCAGGCCTTCGGCGCATGGCTGGCGCAAGGCGTCACCTTCGAGCTCGAAGGCGAAGCCAACGACTATGTCGGCAAGGGCCTCTCGGGCGGCAAGATCATCGTCAAGCCGCCGGCCAACAGCGGCATCGTGCCGGAAGAGAGCATCATCGTCGGCAACACCGTGATGTACGGCGCCATTCAAGGCGAGTGCTACTTCCGCGGCATCGCCGGCGAGCGTTTTGCCGTGCGCAATTCCGGCGCCGTGGCGGTGGTCGAGGGCGCGGGCGACCATTGCTGCGAATACATGACCGGCGGCATCGTGGTCGTGCTCGGCAAGACCGGGCGCAATTTTGCGGCCGGCATGTCCGGCGGCATCGCCTACGTGCTCGATGAGATCGGCGACTTCGACGGATTGTGCAACCTCCTGATGGTCGAGCTCGAGCCGGTGCTGTCGGAAGAGCTGATCAACGCTGGCACCTATCACCACTCCGGTGACCTCGAGGCGCATGGCCGGGTCGACGTGTTCAAGAACCTGCTCCATTCCGACGTCGAGCGTCTGCACGTCCTGATCACGCGCCATGCGAAAGCGACCGGCTCCAGGCGCGCCGCCGACATCCTGGCCAACTGGAAGGACTGGCTGCCCAAATTCCGCAAGGTGATGCCGGTCGAGTACCGGCGCGCGCTGCGCGAACTGGCCGCCAACGCGGACGCCGAGCCGAAAATCGCGGTCTGGGCGTAAGAAATATCAGCGCCCGTCATTGCAAGCGCAGCGAAGCAATCCAGATTATCTCCGGAAAACGGCGGGATTAAAAGTATCGGCGGTTGTTCAGCTCTTTGCTCGACTGCAGACCAGCTCTTCGTCCCGACCGCGGGGACCTTTCGGATGACGCCCGGAGATCGCCTCAAGGTCGGCTCTTTAAAGCCGCCGCGTAACGGCTTGACCTTGACAGGATCGAGCACACCATCAGGCTCGTGTGGTCGGGCGCACGCGGGGCGAACTACTCCTCATCGTCGGCGATCTCAGCGTCCAGCCGGTTCGACAATCTGGTTTGCATGCCAGATCAAACTCACATTCGATCGTCGCGCGATAGCGACAGCACCAACATTCCGCTTGCGGCGGGCAGGATCGAGAGGACGAAACCAGTCTTCGTTGCGGCGTTTTGAAGCCATGCAATCCATCGGTTCGTCCCCCGGACCGTCCAGGGCTGATCGGGTCCCGGCTGATTGGTTGTCAGCTACGGAAGGAGCTTGATCTCAGGCGGTATTCATCACGGCTCCCTCGATCACGACGGCGGCGGTCGCGTACTTTGAGGGCCACGAGCAGCTTGCGCACCAACGCCACAATCGCGCGCTGGCTGTTCGCCTTGAACAACTGGGTCAGAGCCGATTGAGGCTGGTGGCGCACCTACAACCACGCGAGCTGAATTATCGTGGTTCTCAGCCGCAGATTGCCACCCTTCGACACGCCCTGTTTCGCGCTCGACTGCGCCATGGCGTGGCGGCGACGCCGGCATAGGCAACCTGGCGGTGGTTTCCATCGCGAAGGTTTGTGCGAGCCAGTCCCGGGCGAGGCGGGTGCAGTGACTCTCTTTGCGGCACGCTCGTCGGCTGGCGAGAGACCGTCCGAGGCGCTTCCTCAGACGGGACGGTTTTCGCTTCTGTTCTTCACCGGCTGCATTTTAGCCAGGCCGTCCTCGTATGAGATCTCCGTGTATGATCCATCGATGTCCTTGGCCGCGTCGAGCAAGTAGTCGAGTCTACCGGCGGTACCCAGCTTCTTGATGTCATTCTTCTCGACGCCGGCGAGGTCCATCATCTCCTTCCATACAGTCGATTCGTCGCAAGGCAGAATGCGAAAGGTGATGTCGCCTATCTTGGTGCGGTACTTCGCGAGCAGATCAATGTTGTTGCAGAACATGAAATAGCTGCCTTCGGGGCTCAGCCTGCCGTCCAGCACCTTTGCAGCCTCAGGTAGATACGCGAACGAATGCAGATATCCGGCAAGAACTGCAATGGTCGGTTCTCCCTCCTGCGCGATTGCGAGAACTTGTTCGATAGAATAGTCGGGCGGTCGTTTTTCGTCGGCGAGCTGGGCTTGAAATTTCAGCGCGATGTCGCCTCGAAATCCAAATCGTCCCGACTTCGTTGTTTCGCTCTTGAGCACCGCATTCAGCAAGCGCCCTTCCTTGTCCAACGGGCCAAGAGCGGTGTTGTCGATCGACGTCATGGAGCCTCCTCATCAGAGTGTGGTATGCATGCGTCGCCCAATGCGACGTGTCCGCTACCCTTATGCAAGTTGTTTGCCGCCCCGCTAGGTGCCGGCACAATACGAGTTCTGGCCGAACGACGTCCGGACGTGGCAAATCCGCCTGTCGGAAAGCCGACGCGTCGCAAATCGAACGTTGGGCTCCTGCAAAATGAACTGATTCCAGCTGCATCTCAACTGGCATGGGATTTGCGAATTTGGCCTTGCGACAGGAACTGAGAGCGAGCCAGAGATGATCCATCTAACAGATAGCGCCATAAGCGTACTGAAGGCTGCAATCGCCTCGACGACGCAGGCCGCAAGCGGTTTGCGGATTATGGTCGAAGGCGGCGGCTGTCAAGGGTTCACATACAAAATGGATCTTGCTCATGAGCCGAGCTCCGATGAGACCGTGATCGAACAAGGCGGGGTTAAACTCTTCGTCAATAACGCGAGCCAAGCGTATCTCAACGGCACCACGATCGATTTCGTGGTGTCGCTCGAAGGATCAGGGTTTCGCTTCGATAACCCAAATGCCAACTCGAGCTGCTCCTGCGGCAAATCGTTCAGCTAAGCCGCGTTCGGACCATTCCGCAATGGAAGAGCATGGACATGGGCCTTGAGGATGAGCCAACGAAGCAGTCTTTGACTGTTGAGCCTTCGATCGCGAGCGGATTATCCGCGCCGTGCTCGATGAGTGCAGCCCGTCCCGCTCCCCGGCTCCAAAGTAGGACGTTATGTGCAGAGGAGAGAGCCCGTGCGGCCGATCTACCTGGACAACAACGCGACAACCCGTGCAGATCCTTTGGTGGTCGCGGCAATGCTGCCGTTCTTCTCTGCGCAATTCGGTAATGCGTCGTCCGCGCATGCATTCGGCAGTTGGCGCGCCTCCCTGCGACGAGCCGTTCAAGCCTTCGCAAACCAGTCGTGTAGGGGTGCTCAGAAAATTGGGGAAACGGCGAGGCGGCGAGTTGTCTGCGGGTTCGTGTGCAATGTCGTGTTCGCAACATGTTGGCGGACACCAAACAAAGTGCGGGTTGGCTTTCGGAGAGAAGACACGCGTTTGCGGTTCGCTTGCGTGCAGTTGGCCGCGCAGCGGCCCGTGCGCAGAGGTGTCAGGCGATTGGCCCGACATTTGCTCTACTGCTTGCCAACGGCGTGCGGCTCACCTGCTTTGTCGCGATGTCCGCTGCAGAACGTGGATCTCTACTGAAAGGCCATGACATGAAGAATTCCAGGTCCCTGACAATCAAGGTGCTAGGCACGGCCATTTTTGCCTTGGCCTTGATGACGCGTACCGCGCCGGCGGTCGAGTCCAAAACAGAAAATAGCCCGGATCCGAGCTCCCCGTGCGCTCCCGTGAACAGGAGCGTTCTTGCCCAGATCACACCCACCTGGGAACGACCAGCGAGCTTCATGCTTCAGAACGGTCTGCAAGTCGTGGTGATCCCCGACCACCGCACGCCCGTAGTCACGGAGATGATGTGGTACAGCGTCGGCTCGGCCGATGAGACACCGGGCAAGTCCGGGCTCGCCCATTTTCTCGAGCACCTGATGTTCAAGGGCACCGAGAAACACCCGGTCGGTGAGTTCTCCCAGACCGTGCGCCGCGTCGGCGGCCACGAGAACGCCTCGACCTCGGTCGATTACACCAATTACTATCAGCACGTACCGCGCGAGCAGCTGCCGACCATGATGGAGTTCGAGGCCGACCGCATGACCGGCTTGATCCTCAAGGACGAGAACGTGCTGCCCGAGCGCGACGTCGTACTCGAAGAGTACAACATGCGCGTTGCCAACAGCCCAGACGCGCGTCTCAACGAACAGATCATGGCCGCGCTCTATCTCAATCATCCCTATCGCCGGCCGGTGATCGGCTGGCACCAGGAGATCGAGAAGCTCGATCGCGAGGACGCACTCGCCTTCTACCGCCGCTTCTACGCGCCGAACAACGCGATCCTGGTAATCGCCGGCGACGTCGAGGCCGCCGACGTGCGCCCGCTGGTCGAGCGCAATTTCGGCTCAATCCCGGCCCAGCCCGCGATCCCCGCGCGGCGCATCCGCCCGCAGGAGCCGGAGCCGGCCGCACCGCGCACCGTCACGCTGTCCGACCCGCTCGTCGAGCAGCCCAGCATGGAGCGCTCTTACCTGGTGCCCTCGGCCACGACGGCCGCGGCCGGTGAGAGCGCGGCACTCGACGTGCTGGCGCAGTTGATGGGCGGCGGCAGCAACTCCTATCTCTACCGCGCGCTTGTCGTCGACAAGCCACTCGCGGTCTTCGCCAACGCCAGGTATTCGAGCATTTC of the Bradyrhizobium sp. WSM1417 genome contains:
- a CDS encoding TlpA disulfide reductase family protein, with amino-acid sequence MILRMESPAPPIRVESWVRGEPLTNFKLGTLYVVEFWATWCGGCGAEIPHLAQLQEKYNHSAVEVIAVAASERGSTAEEARTSLDAWLTEKGSKLKFRIGFDYAGKMKKLWMAPSFSTTIPTSFVIDRDGHVAFIGHPMQLNDVFPKIVNGTWRTSDEAKAADAERIAKAESKMREKARMQAFWGKLGPALKAQDSSMTLSAAKEGVAMMPDDINVRLVHADLLLHKIHDMQTGLPVVRQLVGDAIEKQSELWKVQEIRQLSNSAEDNSDFPHSDRFAMSKELAEHIVALNSPEGRGRPKFLSYVAVAQYYFESGNRDRAVELVESAVKSLDGPRPMGAEEKAHCLRLLLNAFAKYEDEEAKPFSGTKNVLA
- the gltB gene encoding glutamate synthase large subunit, which encodes MNGSQVERGNIVAEQLSATVASKTTDPIQEHNSRPPAVGLYDPSLEKDSCGVGFIANIRGKKSHEIVADALSILCNLEHRGAVGADPRAGDGAGILVQIPHAFFSRKAKELGFALPNPGEYAIGALFMPRDTAWRNVIKSIIADQIKEEGLTLLGWRDVPTDNSSLGVTVKPTEPACMQVFIGRNGTAKTEDDFERRLYILRKSISQAIYQRRDRGLAGYYPCSMSCRTVIYKGMFLADQLGKYYPDLHEKDFESALALVHQRFSTNTFPAWSLAHPYRMIAHNGEINTLRGNVNWMAARQASVNSELYGKDINRLWPISYEGQSDTACFDNALEFLVQGGYSLPHAVMMMIPEAWAGNPLMDEKRRAFYEYHAALMEPWDGPAAIAFTDGRQIGATLDRNGLRPARYLVTKDDRIVMASEMGVLTIPEDQIITKWRLQPGKMLLVDLEQGRLIPDDEIKAELARSHPYTEWLERTQIVLEDLPKVPTTGVRSNLSLLDRQQAFGYSQEDITILMTPMASTGEEAAGSMGNDTPISALSAKAKPLFTYFKQNFAQVTNPPIDPIREELVMSLVSIIGPRPNLFDLQGLATTKRLEARQPILTDADLEKIRSISEVAESHFKSRTLDTTFHAGLGAAGMDQVLDELCARAESAVREGVNIIILSDRMVGTDRVPIPSLLACAAVHHHLIRTGLRTSVGLVVESGEPREVHHFACLAGYGAEAINPYLAFETIIAMKDRLPGSLDDYEIVKRYIKSIGKGLLKVMSKMGISTYQSYCGAQIFDAVGLKADFVGKFFAGTHTRVEGVGLAEIAEEAVRRHADAFGEGLIYKTALDVGGEYAYRSRGEDHAWTAESVGLLQHAARGNSLERYRAFAKILNEQSERLLTLRGLFRIKNADEEKRKPVPLDQVEPAKDIVRRFATGAMSFGSISREAHTTLAIAMNRIGGKSNTGEGGEEADRFKPMPNGDSMRSAIKQVASGRFGVTTEYLVNSDMMQIKMAQGAKPGEGGQLPGHKVDATIAKVRNSTPGVGLISPPPHHDIYSIEDLAQLIYDLKNVNPDGAVSVKLVSEIGVGTVAAGVAKARADHVTIAGFEGGTGASPLTSIKHAGSPWEIGLAETHQTLVRERLRSRIVVQVDGGFRTGRDVVIGALLGADEFGFATAPLIAAGCIMMRKCHLNTCPVGVATQDPVLRKRFTGQPEHVINYFFFVAEEVREIMASLGFRSFNEMIGQVQLLDQTKLVAHWKAKGLDFSKLFVKQKEEKGQKIYHSERQNHHLEAVLDRTLIEQATPALDRGAPVKIEAKINSTNRSAGAMLSGAVAKIYGHAGLPHETIHVSLKGTAGQAFGAWLAQGVTFELEGEANDYVGKGLSGGKIIVKPPANSGIVPEESIIVGNTVMYGAIQGECYFRGIAGERFAVRNSGAVAVVEGAGDHCCEYMTGGIVVVLGKTGRNFAAGMSGGIAYVLDEIGDFDGLCNLLMVELEPVLSEELINAGTYHHSGDLEAHGRVDVFKNLLHSDVERLHVLITRHAKATGSRRAADILANWKDWLPKFRKVMPVEYRRALRELAANADAEPKIAVWA
- a CDS encoding iron-sulfur cluster assembly accessory protein, producing the protein MIHLTDSAISVLKAAIASTTQAASGLRIMVEGGGCQGFTYKMDLAHEPSSDETVIEQGGVKLFVNNASQAYLNGTTIDFVVSLEGSGFRFDNPNANSSCSCGKSFS
- a CDS encoding pitrilysin family protein, coding for MLQNGLQVVVIPDHRTPVVTEMMWYSVGSADETPGKSGLAHFLEHLMFKGTEKHPVGEFSQTVRRVGGHENASTSVDYTNYYQHVPREQLPTMMEFEADRMTGLILKDENVLPERDVVLEEYNMRVANSPDARLNEQIMAALYLNHPYRRPVIGWHQEIEKLDREDALAFYRRFYAPNNAILVIAGDVEAADVRPLVERNFGSIPAQPAIPARRIRPQEPEPAAPRTVTLSDPLVEQPSMERSYLVPSATTAAAGESAALDVLAQLMGGGSNSYLYRALVVDKPLAVFANARYSSISLDPTQFSILAAPKSGVSFAEVEQVIDGVIADVVQNPIRAEDLERVKSRLIAEAIYAQDDQAELAGWYGGGLSTGLSIEDIQSWPDRIRAVTAEQVRAVAQKCLEKKRSVTGHLIKDTATTKREEKRS